A genomic stretch from Neodiprion fabricii isolate iyNeoFabr1 chromosome 3, iyNeoFabr1.1, whole genome shotgun sequence includes:
- the LOC124177174 gene encoding cell wall protein DAN4-like isoform X2 translates to MFGNGITRSLFVIIVVSILDNGSSLECYVCTSLDNSACTSSLSGLTPTTCSSSEVSDLTTTTVAEYSSTTSITTETMTAEDTETTETTVTTDATSDSSTESTLSNSTSKSTTLVTETENPMSTISVATLSSTSTTVSESSETNTTETSTSRAADEGTLTTTLLTVEGNASRLLASGNTEQVVRVIRDTAESFACYTLTVVVNETEVTERGCVTMDSTACDSLQEANYPSLNLSTCETCTEDGCNSSGNNLSGISSAFVLLTMLVLTR, encoded by the exons ATGTTCGGGAACGGAATCACTCGCTCGTTGTTTGTAATTATCGTCGTCTCCATCTTAGACAATG GGTCTTCGCTGGAATGTTACGTCTGCACGTCCCTCGATAACTCGGCCTGCACTTCGTCCTTATCCGGCCTAACACCGACTACCTGTTCCTCATCGGAGGTTTCCGATTTGACCACGACCACCGTCGCCGAATACTCGAGCACGACCTCCATTACCACCGAAACAATGACCGCCGAGGATACCGAGACCACCGAGACCACAGTGACGACGGATGCCACTTCCGATTCATCGACGGAATCTACATTGTCAAATTCGACGTCGAAATCGACGACGCTGGTTACGGAAACGGAGAATCCGATGTCGACGATTTCGGTGGCAACTCTCTCCTCTACCTCGACAACCGTTTCCGAATCTTCGGAGACAAACACAACCGAAACATCAACGTCAAGAGCAGCTGACG AGGGCACTTTAACGACGACGTTATTGACAGTGGAAGGGAATGCCAGTCGATTACTGGCGTCGGGAAACACCGAGCAAGTTGTACGAGTGATCAGAGACACTGCGGAAAGTTTTGCCTGCTACACGCTAACTGTGGTCG TAAACGAGACAGAAGTGACAGAGCGAGGCTGCGTAACGATGGATTCGACGGCCTGCGACAGCTTGCAAGAGGCTAATTATCCCAGCCTAAATTTGTCAACCTGCGAAACTTGCACAGAAGACGGTTGCAATTCGTCCGGAAATAACTTGTCCGGAATTTCATCAGCGTTTGTATTGTTAACCATGTTAGTTTTGACGAGATAA
- the LOC124177174 gene encoding cell wall protein DAN4-like isoform X1 — protein MSGKSHCAKIVLQGTNKRREHLKGKQAWEFICQGSSLECYVCTSLDNSACTSSLSGLTPTTCSSSEVSDLTTTTVAEYSSTTSITTETMTAEDTETTETTVTTDATSDSSTESTLSNSTSKSTTLVTETENPMSTISVATLSSTSTTVSESSETNTTETSTSRAADEGTLTTTLLTVEGNASRLLASGNTEQVVRVIRDTAESFACYTLTVVVNETEVTERGCVTMDSTACDSLQEANYPSLNLSTCETCTEDGCNSSGNNLSGISSAFVLLTMLVLTR, from the exons ATGAGCGGCAAAAGTCATTGCGCAAAGATCGTGCTGCAAGGAACGAATAAGAGACGCGAACATCTCAAGGGTAAACAGGCGTGGGAGTTCATATGTCAAG GGTCTTCGCTGGAATGTTACGTCTGCACGTCCCTCGATAACTCGGCCTGCACTTCGTCCTTATCCGGCCTAACACCGACTACCTGTTCCTCATCGGAGGTTTCCGATTTGACCACGACCACCGTCGCCGAATACTCGAGCACGACCTCCATTACCACCGAAACAATGACCGCCGAGGATACCGAGACCACCGAGACCACAGTGACGACGGATGCCACTTCCGATTCATCGACGGAATCTACATTGTCAAATTCGACGTCGAAATCGACGACGCTGGTTACGGAAACGGAGAATCCGATGTCGACGATTTCGGTGGCAACTCTCTCCTCTACCTCGACAACCGTTTCCGAATCTTCGGAGACAAACACAACCGAAACATCAACGTCAAGAGCAGCTGACG AGGGCACTTTAACGACGACGTTATTGACAGTGGAAGGGAATGCCAGTCGATTACTGGCGTCGGGAAACACCGAGCAAGTTGTACGAGTGATCAGAGACACTGCGGAAAGTTTTGCCTGCTACACGCTAACTGTGGTCG TAAACGAGACAGAAGTGACAGAGCGAGGCTGCGTAACGATGGATTCGACGGCCTGCGACAGCTTGCAAGAGGCTAATTATCCCAGCCTAAATTTGTCAACCTGCGAAACTTGCACAGAAGACGGTTGCAATTCGTCCGGAAATAACTTGTCCGGAATTTCATCAGCGTTTGTATTGTTAACCATGTTAGTTTTGACGAGATAA